One window of Sphingobacteriales bacterium genomic DNA carries:
- a CDS encoding T9SS type A sorting domain-containing protein produces the protein MGGGVNHLLAQGTWPDDYCTPAANCMLLCNPELVIPPSCIVAASINDYDCLSWEQMKFATTPPTTCYNFPGWRNIYGSPDFSDVNDTPTDDTQIRMWATDNEVDEPAECCQRGEGIMAEVDLQSGTPYIMSYLRRILLYCDPGGGDFVGDGSEFLMPPGECVGTYAGYSGPFTNELDNMYIKLTNWDEITWNTDHYLQPDPANFENVLHETSITITNWQKVFQCFTPEKTWNTLYIYPQQDDCHELIFAYIDQVHLIEDDFMDINTEINASCEQAENGIAIGWHCDLMTDLQFTWEYSTNYGFTWLPMSETQPEITVYPVQPTWYRLIRSLANNPNYAVFEHETSSNCIDDFVIIKINAPADCCPEPPEPPLEITEILSQEDFQCCLHETAFRIDQNSSGLSLVYDNMAYTVTVSGTWTDASNELKTVFGGTAVPFLVNTDIIIPRGIHIVMGFTGSSGTGLNINFGPRGRIIVEQGAVLTFNKGVELKPVCSMWQGIRVLGPGKTVLRAIMPDALPNYGKLEGYICDDLKLQSALIGIAGMFVPMIDIANIADELQTHPYLLCDDPFDTNCPTLTPLLLKPSTNSASAVNTAGGVIQLDEGYIFECFQGVNLSWYVNTNTPIPSAVTYINTVKFWGAPLVLYPFNVLSGTTFFDSEAGIYGEDYHRLVLNGNNFTTSKFGARGFEISSWVFNNNDFSDCAVGMSSAGTFTFTLLSTFLNSNTFTNCVFAAQTLGNRLVTSQNTITGFGYSSPSYGIASVQSRFNIYNDDISHVTAGLVIMNSDHETNIAHENIFTDNFLGAWMIGDNDGTYIYCNQFYEQYVAIYLIDDSTTPVAGELDDQGECYFLPPLVDEPADNLFINSTLVDIRSVINDNFDYVHRPISPLTPSVSNAAGGVVTLVPCWSAGETVDCETWQEIPKEEIAEMTDEKQADRLLVQKFWHYMAETSDTAEAMSLLESVNTQTAKRMKIALSMQQGQYSKADSICNTLPQTGLDNQYFRELLSLQIALAQTNRSYTQFSPEEDALLSQIAQSQTTSAMSAKVLRYLAYGEDILVELPPLPEDLTEGMPIQFKTREANSSLISIAPNPAATQLQIQYRLPDKTLADLEIYNTTGKRVYRQAVSQTGNLQLSIEDWTNGIYFYRLVQNGHLLSTGKILVSK, from the coding sequence ATGGGGGGGGGGGTAAACCACCTCTTAGCCCAAGGCACATGGCCGGATGACTATTGTACTCCGGCAGCTAATTGTATGTTGCTTTGCAATCCGGAGTTAGTTATTCCGCCTTCATGTATTGTTGCAGCCAGTATAAATGATTATGATTGTTTGTCTTGGGAGCAAATGAAATTTGCAACTACCCCCCCTACTACTTGTTACAACTTTCCGGGATGGAGAAATATTTATGGTTCTCCCGATTTTAGTGATGTGAATGATACTCCAACGGACGATACACAGATAAGAATGTGGGCAACCGATAACGAAGTGGACGAACCGGCAGAATGTTGCCAACGGGGTGAAGGCATTATGGCAGAGGTAGATTTACAGAGCGGAACGCCATATATAATGAGCTATTTAAGGAGAATATTGTTGTATTGTGATCCGGGAGGTGGTGATTTTGTTGGTGACGGATCTGAGTTTTTAATGCCACCGGGAGAATGTGTAGGAACTTATGCCGGATATTCAGGACCCTTTACCAACGAATTGGATAATATGTACATCAAACTTACTAATTGGGACGAAATTACGTGGAACACCGATCATTACTTACAGCCAGACCCTGCGAACTTTGAAAACGTGCTACATGAAACCAGTATAACCATCACCAACTGGCAAAAAGTATTCCAATGCTTCACTCCCGAAAAAACTTGGAACACACTATACATTTACCCGCAACAAGACGACTGCCACGAATTGATTTTTGCTTATATTGACCAAGTTCACCTGATAGAAGATGACTTTATGGATATAAATACAGAAATAAATGCTTCCTGCGAACAGGCTGAAAACGGAATTGCTATAGGGTGGCATTGCGACCTTATGACCGATTTGCAGTTTACTTGGGAATATTCGACCAATTACGGCTTTACATGGCTACCAATGTCTGAAACTCAACCCGAAATAACCGTTTACCCAGTTCAACCAACCTGGTACAGGCTTATCCGTTCATTGGCAAACAACCCCAACTATGCCGTTTTTGAACACGAAACCAGCAGTAATTGTATTGATGATTTTGTTATAATTAAAATAAATGCTCCAGCAGATTGTTGCCCCGAACCACCGGAGCCGCCGCTTGAAATCACGGAAATATTGTCTCAAGAAGATTTTCAATGCTGTTTGCATGAAACCGCGTTTCGCATAGACCAGAATTCATCGGGGCTATCACTCGTTTATGACAATATGGCCTATACCGTAACCGTTTCGGGCACATGGACAGATGCAAGCAATGAATTGAAAACAGTTTTTGGTGGTACTGCCGTTCCATTTTTGGTCAATACCGATATCATTATTCCGAGAGGCATCCATATTGTTATGGGATTTACCGGCTCAAGCGGTACCGGATTAAATATAAACTTCGGCCCTCGCGGAAGAATAATCGTAGAGCAAGGTGCTGTTTTGACCTTCAATAAAGGGGTTGAGTTGAAACCTGTTTGCAGCATGTGGCAGGGCATCAGGGTTTTGGGACCCGGAAAGACTGTTTTACGGGCGATTATGCCCGATGCGTTGCCCAATTACGGTAAATTGGAAGGGTATATTTGTGATGACCTGAAATTGCAAAGTGCCCTGATCGGCATTGCCGGCATGTTTGTGCCCATGATAGATATTGCCAATATAGCCGATGAACTACAAACCCATCCTTATCTGTTATGCGACGATCCTTTTGATACAAACTGCCCAACGCTTACGCCGTTATTGTTGAAACCAAGCACCAATTCCGCATCGGCTGTCAATACTGCCGGAGGGGTTATTCAGTTAGACGAGGGTTATATATTCGAATGTTTTCAGGGTGTTAATTTGAGTTGGTATGTAAACACAAACACCCCCATTCCCTCAGCCGTTACCTACATAAATACGGTTAAGTTTTGGGGAGCACCTTTAGTTTTATATCCCTTCAATGTTCTCTCGGGTACAACATTTTTCGATTCCGAAGCAGGTATTTATGGCGAAGACTACCATCGCTTAGTCTTGAACGGAAACAATTTTACCACTTCCAAGTTTGGCGCAAGGGGTTTTGAAATATCAAGTTGGGTTTTTAACAACAATGATTTTTCCGACTGTGCGGTCGGCATGTCGTCTGCCGGCACCTTTACTTTTACCCTGTTGTCCACTTTCTTAAATTCAAATACGTTTACCAATTGTGTCTTTGCCGCCCAAACACTCGGCAACCGTCTTGTAACCAGTCAAAACACCATCACGGGCTTTGGATACAGCTCGCCTTCCTATGGCATAGCCTCCGTGCAGTCACGCTTCAATATCTATAACGACGACATCAGTCATGTAACGGCAGGTTTGGTCATTATGAACAGTGACCACGAAACAAATATCGCCCACGAAAACATTTTTACCGACAATTTTCTCGGCGCCTGGATGATTGGCGACAACGATGGCACTTATATCTATTGCAACCAATTTTATGAACAATATGTTGCCATATATCTGATTGATGATAGCACTACCCCGGTTGCAGGTGAACTAGACGATCAGGGGGAGTGTTATTTTTTGCCACCATTAGTTGATGAACCCGCTGACAACCTCTTTATCAACTCTACTTTGGTAGATATCCGCTCGGTGATAAACGACAATTTCGATTATGTACACCGGCCAATATCCCCACTAACTCCCAGTGTCAGCAATGCCGCAGGCGGGGTGGTAACTTTGGTGCCGTGTTGGAGTGCCGGTGAAACCGTAGATTGTGAAACCTGGCAGGAAATACCCAAAGAAGAGATAGCCGAAATGACAGACGAAAAACAGGCAGACCGTTTGTTGGTACAAAAATTCTGGCATTATATGGCCGAAACCTCCGATACTGCTGAAGCCATGTCGCTGTTGGAAAGTGTTAACACTCAAACTGCAAAACGCATGAAAATTGCACTGTCTATGCAGCAAGGGCAGTATAGCAAAGCAGACAGTATATGTAACACTCTGCCACAGACGGGATTGGACAATCAATATTTCCGTGAGTTATTGTCTTTGCAGATAGCGTTGGCACAAACCAACCGAAGCTACACCCAATTCAGCCCTGAAGAAGATGCCCTGTTAAGTCAGATTGCTCAAAGTCAGACTACCTCGGCAATGAGTGCCAAAGTACTACGCTATTTAGCTTACGGCGAAGACATATTGGTAGAACTGCCCCCGCTGCCCGAAGACCTGACGGAAGGAATGCCCATACAGTTTAAAACCAGAGAGGCAAATTCCAGTTTAATTAGCATTGCACCTAATCCCGCCGCCACACAATTACAGATACAGTATCGTCTGCCAGACAAAACATTGGCAGATTTAGAAATATACAACACAACGGGCAAACGTGTCTATCGCCAAGCAGTATCTCAAACCGGCAACCTGCAACTCAGTATTGAGGACTGGACAAACGGCATCTACTTCTACCGCTTAGTGCAAAACGGACACCTGCTTTCTACCGGTAAAATATTAGTATCCAAGTAA
- a CDS encoding caspase family protein — translation MAKTIYALLVGINQYQTSSALSGCVNDANNIKTFLEEASARTRATLKVKMLTDSQATKNAIVNAFLQHLGQAGEGDVALFYFSGHGTLEGAHAAFKQTETDEAIETLVCHDFFNVNGLADKELRYLIKKISGQKPHVVVITDCCHSGDITRGNRAMVKQLPNQSKSGQRFGQRKWHEYIFANEITEAQALAASSLDKVLPQGDHIHFAACEANQLAFAFEEGSVFTGKLIEVLQQSSGNITYQDLYNRLMSVSDVWYQDADGNSVRQIPQIYAVEQNKQTPLNQSPAVLYQRFLGGLVEGEPVQGSVNYHPYKTVWQLGLGAIHGILTFGLDKVKVDILDAESKTVLASAQISEVFASHSNLKFESSSGLDKSKTYPAVVRNLFSVPLLFTMSGENSGVQQLAQYYNKHKQGLHHANVFATNRGNILNAYRIIAKNNQYELVYNAHKLPVARQVEGFNEASAHAVFSYLKHIARWNYIKGFQNDAPSAFISPKDITLKVYFKTSSGNEQPVVFDPKNRGVVNYAQVPPKESLTKLPSGALKIALTNPSSFKVFFCSLVYLGQLFDVFTDTLSETSVTLFPGATVYASVPLPGGGRTEWINFVQDAFIKHYNYPNAMLGFLLVVSDKSVSLKSFDQDALPPPVTETRESALLPVQEREAPQPPKWASAFYEIKIPNPYSV, via the coding sequence ATGGCTAAAACCATCTATGCCTTATTGGTCGGCATCAATCAGTATCAAACATCTTCTGCGCTGTCCGGTTGTGTGAATGATGCCAACAATATAAAAACTTTTCTTGAAGAAGCATCTGCCCGCACAAGGGCAACGCTGAAAGTAAAAATGCTGACAGATTCACAGGCTACAAAAAATGCAATTGTCAACGCCTTTTTACAACATTTAGGGCAGGCAGGGGAAGGCGATGTCGCCCTGTTTTATTTTTCAGGACATGGTACTCTGGAAGGAGCTCATGCTGCTTTTAAGCAAACAGAAACAGATGAGGCCATCGAAACATTAGTTTGCCATGACTTTTTTAACGTGAATGGTTTGGCCGATAAAGAGTTGCGGTATCTGATTAAGAAGATTTCGGGACAAAAACCGCATGTAGTAGTGATTACCGATTGTTGTCATTCGGGTGATATTACCCGTGGAAACCGCGCAATGGTGAAGCAATTGCCGAACCAATCGAAATCGGGTCAACGTTTTGGTCAGCGAAAATGGCATGAGTATATCTTTGCCAATGAAATAACCGAAGCACAGGCACTTGCTGCGTCATCATTAGATAAGGTGTTGCCACAGGGCGATCATATTCATTTTGCTGCTTGTGAAGCCAATCAGTTGGCTTTTGCCTTTGAAGAAGGCAGTGTTTTTACCGGCAAACTGATCGAGGTGCTGCAACAATCTTCCGGCAATATCACCTATCAGGATTTGTATAACCGGCTGATGTCTGTTTCAGATGTTTGGTATCAGGATGCCGACGGAAATTCTGTACGGCAAATTCCGCAAATTTATGCGGTGGAACAGAACAAGCAAACCCCGTTGAACCAGTCTCCTGCTGTTTTGTATCAGCGTTTTTTGGGCGGATTGGTAGAAGGAGAACCTGTTCAGGGCAGTGTCAATTATCACCCTTACAAGACTGTTTGGCAATTAGGGCTTGGGGCTATTCACGGAATCCTGACCTTTGGCCTCGATAAGGTAAAAGTGGATATTCTCGATGCAGAAAGTAAAACAGTGCTCGCATCGGCACAAATTTCTGAAGTATTTGCCAGTCATTCCAACCTTAAATTTGAAAGCAGCTCCGGATTGGATAAATCCAAAACCTACCCGGCCGTTGTCAGAAACCTGTTTTCCGTACCTTTGCTTTTTACCATGTCCGGTGAAAATTCGGGAGTGCAACAACTTGCCCAATACTATAACAAGCATAAACAAGGACTGCATCACGCCAACGTTTTTGCAACCAACCGCGGAAATATCCTGAATGCTTACCGGATTATTGCTAAAAACAACCAATATGAGTTGGTTTACAATGCCCATAAACTACCCGTTGCCCGGCAGGTTGAAGGTTTTAACGAGGCATCGGCACATGCGGTTTTCAGCTATTTAAAGCATATTGCCCGATGGAATTATATCAAGGGTTTTCAAAACGACGCTCCCTCAGCGTTTATTTCTCCTAAAGACATCACCCTCAAAGTTTATTTCAAAACCTCTTCGGGAAACGAACAGCCGGTTGTTTTCGATCCCAAAAACAGGGGTGTCGTTAACTACGCCCAGGTGCCTCCCAAAGAAAGCCTGACCAAACTGCCTTCGGGTGCCTTAAAAATTGCCCTGACCAATCCTTCGTCTTTTAAGGTGTTTTTTTGTTCTTTGGTTTATCTGGGGCAACTGTTCGATGTGTTTACCGATACTTTGTCGGAAACCTCCGTTACGTTATTTCCGGGAGCTACGGTTTATGCTTCCGTACCCCTGCCCGGTGGCGGACGTACAGAATGGATAAACTTTGTGCAGGATGCCTTTATCAAGCACTATAATTACCCAAATGCCATGCTCGGATTTTTATTGGTGGTGAGTGATAAGTCCGTTTCACTCAAAAGTTTCGATCAGGATGCTCTTCCGCCACCTGTAACCGAAACAAGAGAATCTGCCCTGTTGCCTGTACAAGAAAGAGAAGCTCCCCAACCGCCAAAGTGGGCAAGTGCTTTTTATGAAATAAAAATCCCCAACCCATATTCCGTCTGA